Proteins found in one Epinephelus fuscoguttatus linkage group LG4, E.fuscoguttatus.final_Chr_v1 genomic segment:
- the LOC125887366 gene encoding T-cell surface antigen CD2-like yields MACFAVTLGVIILSGSINLSAANKDTCDLYGRAGQSLTLPFVYEGLASTHVLRWTHNSTIIFYRQQGRVSVGKSEDISTTGSLLLRNLQFSSAGLYQANLLNPNSTLAKTWTGRLCMLDKVAKPQVTYVCDAKSSAVKLNCNVAQPQGLVFSWTLDGKTLTSETRQTLSISLAQLKGERSFTCSVANKVSTEKSDTVHPTCKSPPPPPVLCFPSKTVITVLAGGAGLILILLTIIIILCCCHRQNKTQMRRRDKGELRMLSLSKREPDSISPEYETMHPNGDSPPPVPKSSPRACYVSVSQPEAQPENKPAQLSTAAEGQQPSPVPKPRTKAPQTPGV; encoded by the coding sequence ATGGCGTGTTTTGCTGTCACACTTGGTGTCATCATTCTGTCGGGATCCATCAATCTCTCAGCGGCAAACAAGGACACCTGTGATCTTTACGGTAGAGCTGGACAGAGTCTGACTCTGCCGTTTGTCTATGAGGGACTGGCAAGCACACATGTGCTGAGATGGACTCATAACAGCACCATCATTTTCTACAGACAACAAGGCAGAGTGTCCGTTGGAAAGTCAGAGGACATCTCTACAACTGGATCTCTTTTGCTGAGGAACCTACAATTCTCAAGTGCGGGGCTCTACCAAGCAAATTTGCTGAATCCCAATAGTACGCTGGCTAAAACATGGACCGGTCGTCTCTGTATGCTGGACAAGGTAGCAAAACCTCAAGTCACTTATGTGTGTGACGCCAAGTCTAGTGCTGTGAAGCTAAATTGCAATGTAGCTCAACCTCAGGGTTTGGTGTTCTCATGGACACTCGACGGGAAGACCTTAACAAGCGaaacaagacaaacactgaGCATATCACTGGCACAGCTTAAAGGGGAGAGGAGCTTCACATGTAGTGTGGCAAACAAAGTCAGCACAGAGAAGAGTGACACTGTTCATCCGACCTGTAAAAGTCCACCGCCACCACCTGTTCTCTGTTTTCCATCCAAAACTGTTATCACAGTGCTGGCAGGAGGAGCAggtctgattctgattctgctCACCATAATCATCATATTATGTTGCTgccacagacaaaacaaaacccaaatGAGACGCAGGGACAAAGGGGAGCTGAGGATGCTTTCCCTAAGCAAACGAGAGCCGGACTCCATCAGCCCGGAGTATGAGACGATGCACCCGAATGGAGACTCTCCACCCCCGGTTCCCAAGTCTTCACCCAGAGCCTGTTACGTGAGTGTTTCTCAGCCCGAAGCTCAGCCTGAAAACAAGCCTGCACAGCTATCTACAGCTGCTGAGGGACAGCAACCTTCACCTGTGCCAAAGCCGAGGACGAAAGCTCCCCAGACACCAGGCGTCTGA